One genomic region from Candidatus Xiphinematobacter sp. encodes:
- the prmC gene encoding peptide chain release factor N(5)-glutamine methyltransferase — translation MTILDTLISSSRYLARHGVENPRLNAEYLLAYTLGKRRLELYLEFSQHVEGAEHKLLRELIRSRAERYPLQYLLGSSEFFGRQFLCDRRAMIPRQETELLIELALPSLLHLDGPIALLDVGTGSGVIAATLAMELPWAFVEATDISSNALTLAAENLKKHHLVKRVQLRQVDLLPTCGTHRYEAVFANLPYIPTEEIATLPLEVQHEPVEALDGGPGGMTSIGRLIEAVTTRLHPEGWLWLEIGNQQEEAATSLLRKNGFGETNVHRDYNNFPRFISAKK, via the coding sequence ATGACCATTTTGGATACGCTAATCTCCAGTTCGCGCTATTTGGCCAGGCACGGAGTGGAAAACCCTCGGCTCAATGCGGAGTATCTTCTCGCCTATACCCTAGGGAAAAGGCGCCTTGAACTCTATCTGGAATTTAGTCAGCATGTAGAGGGGGCAGAGCACAAACTCTTACGGGAGTTGATACGTTCCAGAGCGGAGCGTTACCCTCTTCAGTATCTCCTGGGTAGCTCGGAGTTTTTTGGACGTCAGTTCCTCTGTGACCGCCGGGCTATGATCCCGCGTCAAGAAACGGAACTTCTTATAGAGTTAGCCCTTCCATCTCTCCTCCATCTAGATGGGCCAATCGCCCTCCTAGATGTTGGGACTGGTTCTGGGGTCATTGCCGCGACTTTGGCTATGGAACTACCCTGGGCCTTTGTAGAGGCCACAGACATTTCTTCCAACGCCTTAACACTTGCTGCAGAAAATTTGAAAAAACATCATCTCGTAAAACGTGTTCAACTGCGACAAGTAGATCTTCTCCCAACGTGTGGAACTCATCGCTATGAGGCAGTTTTTGCCAATCTCCCATATATTCCAACCGAAGAAATTGCGACCCTTCCTTTAGAGGTCCAACATGAACCCGTGGAGGCCCTAGATGGAGGACCAGGAGGAATGACCAGCATTGGGCGCCTAATCGAAGCTGTAACAACCCGCCTCCATCCGGAGGGGTGGCTCTGGCTGGAAATTGGCAATCAACAGGAAGAGGCAGCTACATCTCTCTTAAGAAAGAATGGATTTGGTGAGACTAATGTCCACAGGGACTATAATAACTTTCCGCGGTTCATTTCCGCAAAAAAATAA
- the ptsP gene encoding phosphoenolpyruvate--protein phosphotransferase, translating to MQSGVERECSFYGSSLAEGICCGKAFIYRHEDEQTPVRQVAPKELSQEVTKFEMARVATRAEILGIQRKIASAVGARDAGIFEAHLLVVEDHTLIDEVLKTLERELKNVEHVFDQVVERYCKTLRDTGDPYLRERVLDIEDVRRRMLRHMLGRFHPAKLDEISKGSSVVLARSLSPSDAAFLYTCAILGCVTEIGSRNSHTAIIIRSLNIPSIFGVADICGKVRTGDEVLLDGYRGILIHNPAAGTLDYYGELANQEGAVAERLESIRNTLSITRDGFHIILSANIGLLAEVEDVHKNGAEGIGLYRTEFLFLNRSIPPSEEEQYENYRLVAQRTKPYGVIIRTVDAGSDKIIKSLHMEKEQNPSLGCRAIRFCLQHPIFFKKQLRAILRAAVETNIRLLYPMISGIIELRRANALLKESQTELQEEGIPFQENLEVGIMIEVPSAALTAHILAEEVDFFSIGTNDLTQYAVAVDRVNEQIAHLYDPMHPALIRLIKMVVEAAHTQGIWIGLCGEIASDIRLTPLLLGLGLDELSVGASLVPRIKNAVQSLDMEICINLAHASVQAHSSATILEKCLAVARSHYNELLT from the coding sequence ATGCAGAGTGGAGTAGAGAGGGAATGCTCCTTTTACGGGAGCTCCCTTGCAGAGGGGATCTGTTGTGGGAAGGCCTTTATTTATCGACATGAGGACGAGCAAACTCCCGTCCGGCAGGTTGCGCCGAAGGAACTTTCCCAGGAAGTTACAAAATTCGAGATGGCACGTGTTGCTACTAGGGCTGAGATCTTGGGAATCCAGCGGAAAATTGCCAGTGCTGTTGGTGCAAGGGACGCCGGCATCTTTGAGGCCCACCTCCTTGTAGTAGAAGATCATACTCTTATTGATGAAGTTTTAAAAACGCTCGAGCGAGAATTGAAGAACGTTGAACACGTTTTTGATCAAGTGGTAGAACGCTACTGTAAAACCTTACGTGATACCGGTGATCCGTATCTTCGCGAACGAGTATTAGATATTGAAGATGTCCGCAGGCGGATGCTTCGGCACATGTTGGGTAGATTCCACCCCGCCAAGCTTGATGAAATTTCGAAAGGTTCTTCCGTCGTACTCGCCCGTAGCCTCTCTCCATCCGATGCTGCTTTCCTTTATACGTGCGCCATACTAGGCTGCGTAACAGAGATTGGCAGCAGAAATTCCCACACGGCAATCATTATCCGCTCGCTTAACATTCCATCCATTTTTGGGGTGGCAGATATTTGTGGGAAGGTCAGAACGGGTGATGAAGTTTTGCTAGATGGCTACAGGGGCATCCTTATCCATAACCCTGCAGCAGGGACGCTTGACTATTACGGAGAGCTTGCCAATCAGGAAGGGGCAGTGGCGGAACGTCTAGAATCTATCCGCAACACACTTTCCATCACTAGAGACGGATTCCACATTATTCTCTCTGCTAACATTGGGCTATTGGCAGAAGTGGAGGACGTCCACAAAAATGGGGCTGAGGGAATCGGTCTCTACCGGACAGAGTTTCTCTTTCTGAACCGCTCTATTCCTCCGTCTGAGGAGGAACAATATGAAAACTATCGCCTTGTTGCACAGCGTACAAAGCCGTATGGAGTCATTATCCGCACTGTAGATGCCGGAAGCGATAAGATCATCAAGAGTTTGCATATGGAAAAAGAACAGAACCCCTCCCTAGGCTGTAGGGCCATCCGTTTCTGCCTCCAGCACCCAATTTTTTTCAAAAAGCAGCTTCGGGCCATTCTGCGCGCTGCTGTCGAAACGAATATCCGCCTCCTATACCCAATGATTTCCGGTATTATCGAACTCCGCAGAGCAAACGCCCTGCTTAAAGAGTCCCAGACTGAGCTACAAGAGGAAGGCATACCGTTCCAGGAAAACCTGGAAGTAGGAATAATGATAGAAGTCCCCAGCGCGGCCCTGACCGCCCACATCCTAGCTGAAGAAGTAGATTTTTTCAGTATCGGAACCAACGACCTGACTCAGTATGCAGTAGCAGTAGACCGGGTTAATGAACAAATCGCGCATCTCTATGATCCTATGCATCCTGCACTTATTCGTCTTATCAAAATGGTAGTTGAAGCCGCACATACGCAGGGTATCTGGATAGGTCTCTGTGGGGAGATAGCCAGTGATATCCGACTTACTCCTCTACTTCTAGGTCTGGGCCTCGACGAACTCAGCGTTGGCGCTTCGCTTGTACCCCGCATTAAAAATGCTGTGCAAAGCTTAGATATGGAAATTTGCATTAACCTTGCCCACGCGTCTGTGCAAGCCCACTCGAGTGCTACGATTCTAGAAAAATGTCTTGCTGTTGCCAGGTCTCACTATAACGAACTTCTCACATAG
- the lptB gene encoding LPS export ABC transporter ATP-binding protein gives MGSGCFSSCQCNRDSNPIPAQHILYTEKLVKVFGSRTVVNGVDIGVREGEIVGLLGPNGAGKTTTFYMIVGLTRPDRGRVFLRGQDVTSMPMYRRARRGMGYLPQEESIFRKLTVEENILAILETTSMRAGERRQRCEQLLHQFGIGHLAKNCALTLSGGEKRRLTIARSLVTNPSLLLLDEPFSGVDPIAVHDIQQIITNLRTSGLAILITDHNVRATLNVVDRAYLIYEGRVESEGNKDFLLRDPISRKLYLGDTFTM, from the coding sequence ATGGGAAGTGGTTGCTTTTCCTCCTGCCAATGCAATCGCGATAGCAATCCAATTCCAGCCCAGCATATCCTTTATACCGAAAAGTTGGTCAAGGTATTTGGTAGCCGTACCGTGGTTAATGGGGTGGATATTGGCGTTCGAGAAGGAGAAATTGTGGGTCTTCTGGGTCCCAATGGGGCTGGAAAAACTACCACATTTTACATGATTGTGGGATTGACTCGTCCAGATAGAGGAAGAGTGTTTCTCAGAGGTCAAGATGTCACCAGCATGCCTATGTACCGTCGGGCTCGTCGGGGTATGGGGTATTTACCGCAGGAGGAGAGTATCTTCCGAAAGCTTACAGTGGAAGAAAATATCTTGGCTATTTTGGAGACAACTTCTATGAGGGCTGGGGAGCGTAGACAACGCTGTGAGCAACTTCTCCACCAGTTCGGTATTGGACACCTTGCCAAAAACTGCGCCCTAACATTAAGTGGAGGGGAAAAACGGCGCCTTACTATCGCCAGGTCCCTGGTCACCAACCCTTCTCTCCTTTTACTAGATGAGCCGTTTAGTGGAGTAGATCCCATCGCAGTGCATGATATCCAGCAGATTATTACCAATTTGCGCACTTCTGGACTGGCCATCCTGATTACTGATCACAACGTACGAGCAACCCTTAACGTCGTAGACCGTGCCTACCTTATCTATGAAGGGCGAGTAGAAAGTGAAGGAAACAAAGATTTCCTTCTCAGGGACCCTATCAGTCGAAAACTTTACCTTGGAGACACGTTTACCATGTGA
- a CDS encoding HPr family phosphocarrier protein: MGSRLHQNNVASLRLEKEVTIQNRDGLHARPAALLVKLARRHNVDLWVERDGERVNGKSIMGLMMLAASKGTKLKLLAEGAGSEKAISEIQELISKSL; this comes from the coding sequence ATGGGATCACGCTTACATCAAAATAATGTAGCTTCTCTACGATTAGAAAAGGAAGTCACTATCCAGAATCGGGATGGGCTGCATGCTCGTCCAGCTGCCCTCCTTGTTAAACTTGCCAGAAGACACAACGTAGATCTCTGGGTAGAAAGAGACGGAGAACGGGTCAATGGGAAATCAATTATGGGCCTTATGATGCTTGCTGCTTCTAAGGGGACTAAGTTGAAACTTCTTGCAGAAGGAGCGGGCTCTGAAAAAGCTATTTCTGAGATCCAAGAGCTTATATCCAAGAGCTTATAG
- the rpmE gene encoding 50S ribosomal protein L31, with protein MKKNIHPEYEMTEISCACGAVYHTRSTRKNVKVGICSACHPIFTGEQRFVDTAGRVERFTRRYGSLHITRPAKPRKASA; from the coding sequence ATGAAAAAAAATATTCATCCAGAATATGAGATGACGGAGATTTCCTGCGCTTGCGGAGCAGTCTATCATACCCGCTCCACTAGGAAAAATGTTAAGGTCGGAATCTGTTCTGCATGTCACCCGATTTTCACTGGAGAGCAAAGATTTGTAGACACCGCAGGACGTGTGGAAAGATTTACCCGTCGTTATGGGAGCCTACACATCACCCGTCCCGCCAAGCCCAGGAAAGCTTCAGCTTAG
- the hprK gene encoding HPr(Ser) kinase/phosphatase: MQHLGLRLESSSQGMERKIMEPTVNRPGLALSGFYNYFASKRIQVIGAAEQSYLHSLAAALLARRLRCLFASNIPCLVVARGFEVSSLLLGEAQYHGTPVFCTNMVTMRFINAATIALEFEFAPTSAEHGSMVDILGVGVLIRGASGIGKSECVLGLIERGYSLVSDDITRIRFVEGRELVGMASDITKFHMEVRGIGIINVAAVFGIGSVRPEKRVDLVVTLKDWRELEDVDRIGLDVNFYDILGVKIPHIVLPVKMGRDMGRLVEVAALDQKLKSMGSNSAVEFNQRLLQIMSVHQAK, encoded by the coding sequence ATGCAGCACCTGGGACTCCGCTTGGAGAGCAGCTCACAAGGGATGGAGCGTAAGATCATGGAACCCACTGTCAATCGTCCCGGTTTGGCTCTTAGTGGATTCTATAACTACTTTGCCTCTAAGCGGATACAGGTGATTGGCGCAGCCGAACAGAGTTATCTGCATAGTCTCGCCGCAGCGCTTCTTGCTCGCCGCTTGCGTTGTCTATTTGCAAGCAACATCCCTTGCTTAGTGGTAGCACGAGGCTTTGAAGTTTCTTCACTTCTACTAGGTGAAGCACAATACCATGGGACGCCCGTTTTTTGCACTAATATGGTCACCATGCGGTTTATCAATGCGGCTACCATTGCACTTGAGTTTGAATTTGCCCCAACATCGGCCGAGCATGGTAGCATGGTAGACATTTTAGGTGTTGGAGTTCTTATACGTGGAGCCAGCGGAATTGGAAAAAGTGAATGTGTACTTGGCCTTATCGAACGCGGATATAGCTTGGTTAGCGATGATATTACAAGAATCCGTTTTGTAGAAGGGCGCGAGCTAGTAGGTATGGCCTCCGACATCACTAAATTCCATATGGAAGTTCGGGGAATTGGAATTATCAATGTAGCTGCGGTTTTTGGGATTGGTAGCGTCCGTCCTGAAAAAAGGGTCGATCTCGTCGTAACGCTGAAGGACTGGCGCGAACTGGAAGACGTGGATAGAATCGGACTAGACGTAAATTTCTATGATATCCTGGGGGTCAAAATCCCCCACATTGTACTACCTGTAAAAATGGGGCGCGATATGGGTAGATTAGTGGAGGTCGCTGCTCTAGACCAGAAACTGAAAAGCATGGGTTCAAACAGCGCAGTGGAATTTAACCAGCGGTTACTACAGATTATGAGTGTTCACCAAGCAAAGTAG
- a CDS encoding DNA topoisomerase III, protein MGKSLVIAEKPDVAVSLARALGKLSKKDDYFENERYVVTSAIGHLVELCLPNETGKKGRKWDFSSLPIIPSSFGLKPIKRTLSRFQLICKLLQRLDIVEVINACDAGREGELIFRYLMQLAENQKPTRRLWLQSMTSEAIRVGFQNLRQEREVLPLGEAAICRSEGDWLVGINGTRAMTALNSGPGKFRLTPVGRVQTPTLSILVEREDKIRSFTPRVYFEIRASFACKGKEYWGKWFDPSFQKGSDEDARAERLWEKEKAEAVQARCQGGQGIAVEEKKVSSQSAPLLYDLTSLQKEANIRYSLSARRTLQIVQALYEHHKALTYPRTDSRYLPEDYLPAVRSVLGSIEEKRLHTQATRALAQDWVRPIKRVFDNAKVTDHHAIIPTAGKTPRNLDEIEARVYDMVRRRLVAVFFPPAQFQLTTRTTTVEGESFQSEEKIPVDWGWLAVYDKQSSSKEVLVPIHAGTPVFATKMEVVENETKPPARYSEATLLTAMEGAGKLVEEELLREAMHQRGLGTPATRAQIIEGLATDGYVTRQGHRLIATAKGIALTNLLRDIGIQDLCSPELTGEWEYKLKRMEADQFDRGTFMKEIRRFAEKIVEKTKRFSAISSKKNYQDLEAQCPKCHTMGFLETLHAYACKSCGLSFWKSVAGRQFTPEEIRILLETGSIGPLGGFRSKNGNSFTAKVRLDETFKVSFDFRDSYSEMGRKQAAPSLTSIIGSCPVCHKGGVYDAGSSYCCDRMLAGECTLNIRKVILQKEIPQDQMIKVLKTGRTDLISQFISKRGRHFSAYLVLKDEKIKFEFPERRRGA, encoded by the coding sequence ATGGGAAAGAGCCTTGTCATTGCAGAAAAACCCGACGTTGCAGTTAGTTTGGCACGTGCACTCGGGAAATTATCCAAGAAGGACGATTATTTTGAGAACGAGCGGTATGTAGTCACGTCCGCCATTGGCCACCTCGTTGAGCTTTGCTTGCCGAATGAGACAGGCAAAAAAGGTAGAAAATGGGATTTTTCTAGTCTCCCTATCATTCCCTCTAGCTTCGGACTGAAGCCGATTAAAAGGACACTAAGCCGTTTTCAACTAATTTGTAAATTACTTCAACGTCTGGATATTGTTGAGGTTATCAACGCCTGTGACGCCGGGCGTGAAGGAGAACTCATTTTCCGCTACCTTATGCAGCTTGCTGAAAACCAAAAGCCAACTCGTAGGCTTTGGCTACAATCCATGACCAGTGAGGCAATTCGTGTAGGTTTCCAAAACTTACGCCAGGAAAGAGAGGTTCTTCCGTTAGGAGAGGCCGCCATTTGTCGCTCTGAGGGTGATTGGCTAGTGGGTATTAATGGAACCCGTGCAATGACAGCTCTTAACTCCGGGCCAGGGAAGTTTCGACTTACTCCGGTAGGGCGTGTACAAACGCCTACGCTTAGCATTCTGGTGGAGCGAGAGGACAAAATCCGTTCCTTTACACCACGTGTCTATTTTGAGATCCGGGCCAGCTTTGCTTGTAAAGGGAAAGAGTATTGGGGGAAATGGTTCGATCCCTCCTTTCAAAAAGGCAGTGATGAGGACGCTCGTGCAGAGAGACTATGGGAGAAGGAAAAGGCAGAGGCCGTTCAGGCTAGATGTCAAGGGGGACAAGGAATTGCAGTTGAGGAAAAAAAAGTATCTTCGCAAAGTGCTCCCTTGCTCTATGATCTCACCTCGCTTCAAAAAGAAGCTAATATTCGCTACTCTCTCAGTGCGCGCAGAACGCTTCAAATTGTGCAGGCGCTTTACGAGCACCATAAGGCTTTGACTTATCCAAGGACGGATTCTAGGTATCTTCCGGAGGACTATCTTCCTGCCGTGCGTTCCGTCTTAGGTTCCATTGAGGAGAAGAGGTTGCACACCCAAGCTACTAGAGCTCTGGCCCAAGACTGGGTCAGGCCAATCAAGCGTGTCTTTGACAATGCAAAAGTGACCGACCACCATGCCATTATTCCCACTGCTGGGAAAACACCAAGAAACTTAGATGAGATAGAAGCAAGGGTTTATGATATGGTCAGGCGCCGGCTGGTTGCAGTTTTTTTCCCTCCCGCTCAGTTTCAACTAACTACCCGTACCACCACCGTGGAGGGAGAAAGTTTTCAGAGTGAGGAAAAAATCCCTGTCGATTGGGGCTGGCTTGCTGTCTATGACAAGCAGTCCTCCAGTAAGGAGGTACTTGTTCCGATACATGCAGGAACGCCTGTTTTTGCCACAAAAATGGAGGTGGTTGAGAACGAAACCAAACCTCCAGCACGTTATTCGGAGGCCACATTGCTCACTGCTATGGAAGGCGCTGGAAAATTGGTTGAGGAAGAACTGTTACGGGAAGCCATGCACCAACGCGGCCTGGGAACTCCTGCCACACGGGCACAAATTATTGAAGGATTGGCAACCGATGGCTATGTAACACGCCAGGGACATAGACTGATAGCCACTGCTAAGGGCATCGCTCTGACAAATTTACTACGTGATATTGGTATCCAGGACCTATGTTCTCCAGAACTTACTGGCGAATGGGAGTATAAACTTAAACGCATGGAAGCGGACCAATTTGACCGTGGGACATTCATGAAGGAGATACGCCGATTTGCAGAAAAAATTGTGGAAAAAACAAAAAGATTTTCCGCCATTTCATCGAAAAAAAACTATCAGGACTTAGAAGCTCAATGCCCTAAATGCCATACCATGGGCTTCCTGGAGACCCTCCACGCTTACGCGTGCAAAAGCTGCGGGCTCTCGTTCTGGAAAAGCGTCGCTGGAAGGCAATTCACTCCTGAGGAAATCCGTATCCTACTTGAAACAGGATCCATTGGTCCATTAGGGGGATTTCGCAGCAAAAACGGGAACTCTTTTACGGCCAAAGTCAGGCTAGATGAAACCTTCAAGGTAAGTTTTGATTTTAGAGATTCCTATTCGGAAATGGGGAGGAAGCAGGCAGCTCCTTCCTTAACCTCTATCATTGGTTCTTGCCCAGTTTGCCATAAAGGGGGGGTTTATGATGCCGGCTCTTCCTATTGTTGTGACAGGATGCTGGCAGGGGAGTGTACTCTGAATATTAGGAAGGTGATCCTGCAGAAGGAAATTCCGCAAGACCAAATGATTAAAGTCTTAAAGACTGGGAGGACCGACCTCATTTCTCAATTTATCTCCAAGAGAGGCCGTCATTTTTCTGCCTACCTCGTCTTGAAAGATGAAAAGATAAAGTTCGAGTTCCCGGAACGCCGAAGGGGCGCCTAG
- the prfA gene encoding peptide chain release factor 1 yields the protein MDLYPLIEKKISRLAELEHELGKSGFFSNTTYARQTLREHAHTKHLVETWQTLLDTRRRIAEDRTFVDGADREIAELALAEIAALESDEEHLDREVRVGLLPPVIGEGRNAIVEIRAGTGGLEAALFAADLYRMYYRYSEANGLKTETMDVRESELGGVKEVTFKISGEIVFRQLRYESGVHRVQRVPATETQGRIHTSTATVAVLPEAQEVDIEIPHQDLRIEVCRAGGPGGQGVNTTDSAVQVLHTPTGKIVRCQDGRSQQQNKERALQILRSRLLEEKRREEERKYSAYRKNLIGSGGREEKIRTYNFPQNRVTDHRVGLTLYSLDRFIEGEIRELVEALQNRDLEERIKQSFWTNSSLTPDVNR from the coding sequence ATGGATCTTTACCCGCTAATTGAAAAAAAAATCTCCCGACTTGCTGAACTGGAACATGAATTGGGAAAGTCTGGGTTCTTCAGTAACACTACCTATGCGCGTCAGACCCTACGTGAACACGCTCATACTAAACATCTTGTGGAGACCTGGCAAACTTTGCTAGATACCCGCAGGCGTATCGCGGAAGACCGGACATTTGTGGACGGTGCCGACCGAGAGATAGCTGAACTAGCGCTCGCTGAGATTGCTGCGTTAGAATCCGACGAGGAGCACCTTGATCGGGAGGTCCGGGTCGGCCTTCTGCCACCGGTTATTGGTGAGGGTCGCAACGCCATTGTGGAAATCCGTGCTGGAACTGGTGGGTTAGAGGCCGCCCTTTTCGCTGCAGATCTGTACCGCATGTACTATCGATACTCTGAGGCCAATGGACTAAAGACGGAAACTATGGACGTCAGAGAGAGTGAACTGGGTGGTGTTAAGGAGGTCACTTTTAAAATATCAGGGGAGATAGTTTTCCGCCAACTACGCTATGAAAGTGGAGTGCATCGTGTACAGCGTGTACCTGCCACAGAAACTCAAGGACGCATTCACACCTCCACAGCGACAGTGGCGGTACTCCCGGAGGCACAAGAAGTCGATATTGAGATTCCCCACCAGGACTTGCGTATTGAGGTCTGCCGGGCAGGCGGCCCAGGGGGGCAAGGTGTGAATACCACCGACTCTGCTGTCCAAGTACTCCACACCCCTACTGGAAAGATTGTCCGCTGCCAAGATGGCCGTAGCCAACAACAGAATAAGGAGAGAGCACTCCAGATTCTCCGTAGCCGCCTCTTGGAAGAAAAGCGGCGAGAAGAGGAAAGGAAATACTCTGCTTATCGAAAGAACCTTATTGGTAGTGGCGGGCGCGAGGAAAAAATCCGCACCTATAACTTTCCGCAAAATCGCGTTACCGACCATCGTGTCGGTCTTACTCTCTACAGTCTCGACCGCTTTATCGAGGGGGAAATTCGTGAGCTTGTTGAGGCACTCCAGAACCGAGACCTTGAGGAAAGAATTAAGCAGAGTTTTTGGACCAACTCCTCCCTTACCCCTGATGTGAATAGATGA
- the kdsA gene encoding 3-deoxy-8-phosphooctulonate synthase — MLLRFSLFVVSAPAIFIGDRQLGGDRLLFILGPCVIESRPFLIRVAQRIRKICDKERAQFVFKASYDKANRSSHQSFRGIGIKEGCKLLQEVGQEIGAPVTTDVHSPAEVEAVAPYVDMLQIPAFLCRQTDLILAAASTGRVVNVKKGQFLSPWEVRNIAEKLEKGGCKGYLFTERGTTFGYNNLVADMRSIFWIREMNYRVIFDATHTVQHPGGAGTSSSGDRHLVPVLARAAAAAGCDGIFLETHPNPECALSDGLSQLPLSRLAPLLRTLQAIHSCNA; from the coding sequence ATGCTGTTGCGCTTTAGCTTGTTTGTGGTGAGCGCACCTGCCATTTTCATTGGTGATAGACAGCTAGGTGGGGATAGGCTCCTTTTCATACTTGGTCCGTGTGTGATTGAATCACGCCCCTTTCTCATTCGAGTAGCCCAGAGGATCCGTAAGATTTGTGATAAGGAAAGAGCCCAATTTGTTTTTAAAGCTTCTTACGACAAGGCAAACCGCTCTTCTCACCAATCCTTTCGGGGGATTGGCATAAAAGAAGGTTGCAAGCTTCTCCAAGAGGTTGGACAAGAGATTGGAGCACCAGTCACCACAGATGTCCACTCTCCAGCAGAAGTGGAGGCTGTCGCTCCTTATGTCGATATGCTTCAAATCCCTGCTTTTCTCTGCCGACAGACAGACCTCATTCTTGCTGCTGCATCCACTGGGCGTGTTGTAAACGTCAAAAAGGGTCAGTTTCTTTCTCCCTGGGAAGTTCGAAACATTGCTGAAAAATTAGAGAAGGGGGGGTGTAAAGGCTACCTTTTCACCGAAAGGGGGACTACTTTTGGTTACAATAACTTGGTGGCAGATATGCGTTCCATTTTTTGGATACGCGAAATGAATTACCGCGTAATATTTGATGCTACCCATACGGTACAGCACCCAGGTGGTGCAGGAACAAGTAGCTCAGGAGATAGGCATCTAGTTCCCGTGTTAGCTAGAGCAGCTGCTGCTGCTGGTTGTGACGGCATCTTTTTGGAAACGCATCCTAATCCTGAATGCGCTCTCTCCGACGGCCTGAGCCAATTGCCACTTTCTAGACTTGCTCCCCTTCTTCGTACTCTCCAGGCTATTCATTCGTGCAATGCCTAG
- the murA gene encoding UDP-N-acetylglucosamine 1-carboxyvinyltransferase, whose protein sequence is MDRIFIHGGRPLRGTVKIGGSKNSALPILAATLLTRGKCTISRVPDLSDIHYMLTILSTLGCEVERASGIVRVCAQKIRTQALYDTVRKMRASVCIIGPLLGREGEATVSLPGGCVIGDRPIDLHLSGFEKLGTAIRMQGGNIKALAPRLRGSTVFLRGKRGSTVLGTDNVMMAAVLADGITVIEGAAEEPEVVDLASFLVKMGACIKGAGTSRIVIEGVKELYGAEHEIIPDRIEAGTFLVAAAICGEGVTVQQIAPQHLQSVTETLRKIGLCLEIDTGSITLHKKGKSQPLKVDTEPHPGFPTDMQAQMCALLSTTEGLSTITDHVFPRRFMHLAELKRMGANIKLEGATATIRGVPVLGAAPVMASDLRASAALILAGLQAEGITEVHRVYHIDRGYERIDEKLNGLGAYIERVKTCLPR, encoded by the coding sequence ATGGACAGGATCTTTATTCACGGTGGTCGTCCTCTCCGAGGGACAGTAAAAATTGGAGGTTCTAAGAACTCAGCACTACCCATCTTGGCAGCTACCTTGCTGACCCGTGGCAAGTGCACCATTAGCCGTGTGCCAGATTTGAGCGACATCCACTATATGCTTACTATTCTGAGTACACTGGGCTGCGAAGTAGAAAGAGCCAGCGGCATTGTTCGGGTTTGCGCTCAGAAAATACGCACTCAGGCCCTCTACGATACTGTTCGGAAAATGAGGGCTTCTGTTTGCATCATAGGACCTCTATTGGGCAGGGAAGGCGAGGCTACGGTTTCATTGCCAGGAGGATGTGTGATTGGGGATCGACCAATTGACCTGCACCTCAGTGGATTTGAGAAACTGGGTACAGCTATTCGAATGCAGGGAGGCAACATAAAAGCCTTGGCACCCCGACTTAGGGGTAGTACCGTTTTCTTGCGTGGCAAGCGCGGCTCCACAGTTCTGGGTACGGACAATGTTATGATGGCAGCTGTATTGGCCGATGGCATCACGGTGATTGAGGGTGCTGCTGAGGAACCGGAGGTTGTGGACCTAGCAAGTTTCCTTGTAAAAATGGGCGCCTGTATCAAGGGTGCTGGAACCTCCCGCATTGTGATCGAAGGCGTCAAAGAGTTATATGGGGCAGAACACGAAATCATTCCTGATCGGATTGAAGCGGGAACTTTTCTTGTCGCCGCCGCTATTTGTGGAGAAGGAGTCACAGTCCAACAGATTGCTCCTCAACACCTGCAAAGTGTCACCGAAACATTAAGAAAGATTGGGCTATGCCTAGAGATAGACACAGGCTCCATCACCCTCCATAAGAAGGGGAAAAGTCAACCACTTAAGGTTGACACCGAGCCCCATCCTGGCTTTCCTACAGACATGCAAGCCCAGATGTGCGCTCTCCTAAGTACCACGGAGGGTCTCAGTACCATAACGGACCACGTCTTTCCACGGCGTTTCATGCATCTTGCAGAGCTAAAACGCATGGGAGCTAACATTAAATTAGAGGGGGCTACCGCTACTATCCGGGGAGTACCCGTTCTTGGGGCAGCTCCGGTTATGGCCAGCGACCTACGGGCTTCCGCTGCCCTTATCCTTGCAGGACTGCAAGCAGAGGGAATCACCGAAGTCCACCGCGTCTATCACATTGACCGTGGCTATGAAAGGATTGACGAGAAGCTGAACGGCTTAGGGGCCTACATCGAGCGGGTGAAGACTTGTCTCCCCCGATAG